The proteins below come from a single Deltaproteobacteria bacterium genomic window:
- a CDS encoding DUF350 domain-containing protein, translating into MEFTITLLNFFYALGGAVLALIFMIIGYRLFDRITPFDTSTELAGGNVAVGIVIGSIFIGLGVAIGLVVGLGLN; encoded by the coding sequence ATGGAATTCACAATTACCTTGCTTAATTTCTTCTATGCTCTTGGTGGAGCCGTACTGGCGTTGATTTTTATGATCATCGGCTACAGGTTGTTTGACCGGATCACCCCTTTCGACACCTCCACTGAACTGGCTGGGGGGAATGTGGCGGTTGGTATCGTTATTGGTTCGATATTCATCGGTTTAGGCGTCGCCATAGGCCTGGTAGTCGGTTTAGGCCTCAATTAA
- a CDS encoding thiolase family protein: MRTVKIIGAAMTKFGKHLDRNLKSLVGESVEGALQDADVTREQLEGAWVGNASQGVLQGQESIRGQVVLREIGIGGIPVVNVENACASSATALNGAWAMVALGEMELALVVGMEKMYFEDRSRVFPAFTGCMDVELLAQTMASFKKAEERIEQERKVKGEAEKKKSGQRTVFMDVYAMAARYHMERYGTTQRQLAVISSKNHFHSSMNPLAQYQTKFTVEEVLAAPEVAWPLTRPMCSPIGDGAAAAIVCSEEFAKKIGAQHTVDVAACVIASGADPKEGEERSLTKLAKKAYEKAGIGPEDLDVAEVHDATAIGELTSTESLLFCPEGEGGPFAEAGHTTLGGKLPVNVSGGLESQGHPIGATGIRQVVELYWHLTNRAGKRQVQGARVGLAQNAGGTVRGSEGAMSVTILKT; the protein is encoded by the coding sequence ATGCGTACAGTTAAAATTATTGGCGCCGCAATGACAAAATTTGGAAAACACCTGGATCGTAATCTGAAGTCTCTTGTGGGTGAGAGCGTTGAAGGCGCGCTCCAGGATGCCGATGTAACAAGGGAACAACTCGAAGGCGCCTGGGTTGGCAATGCGTCCCAAGGCGTGCTGCAGGGGCAGGAAAGCATTCGCGGACAGGTCGTGCTCAGGGAAATAGGGATCGGCGGTATCCCGGTTGTCAACGTGGAGAATGCCTGTGCTTCCTCGGCTACCGCCCTGAACGGCGCCTGGGCCATGGTAGCTTTAGGCGAAATGGAACTCGCGCTGGTGGTGGGCATGGAGAAGATGTATTTTGAAGACCGCAGCCGCGTTTTTCCAGCCTTTACAGGGTGCATGGACGTTGAACTGCTGGCTCAGACCATGGCTTCGTTCAAAAAAGCGGAAGAACGAATCGAGCAGGAAAGGAAGGTTAAAGGAGAAGCCGAAAAAAAGAAGTCCGGACAGCGTACCGTGTTCATGGACGTATATGCCATGGCTGCCCGTTATCATATGGAACGATATGGCACCACCCAAAGACAGCTGGCAGTGATATCCTCTAAAAACCACTTTCACTCCTCCATGAACCCTTTGGCCCAGTATCAAACCAAGTTCACCGTGGAGGAGGTTCTCGCGGCGCCTGAAGTGGCTTGGCCTTTGACCCGTCCGATGTGTTCTCCCATCGGGGACGGCGCTGCTGCTGCGATTGTTTGTTCTGAAGAGTTTGCCAAAAAAATCGGGGCGCAGCACACAGTGGATGTCGCGGCCTGTGTTATAGCCAGCGGTGCTGATCCAAAGGAGGGAGAGGAAAGGAGCCTGACGAAACTGGCTAAAAAGGCTTATGAAAAGGCAGGTATCGGCCCCGAAGACTTAGATGTGGCTGAAGTTCACGACGCCACTGCCATTGGTGAACTTACATCCACCGAGTCCTTGCTGTTCTGTCCAGAGGGTGAGGGCGGTCCCTTTGCCGAGGCCGGACACACCACCCTGGGAGGGAAACTGCCAGTTAACGTCTCAGGCGGCCTGGAATCCCAGGGACATCCCATCGGCGCCACCGGAATCCGGCAGGTGGTTGAACTCTACTGGCACCTGACCAACCGTGCCGGGAAAAGGCAGGTCCAAGGCGCCAGAGTCGGGTTGGCTCAAAATGCCGGTGGGACCGTGCGAGGCTCTGAAGGCGCCATGTCCGTGACTATCTTGAAAACGTAA
- a CDS encoding tetratricopeptide repeat protein yields MFSALPHEGVAMFQGVFLALAIIIAIVFAGFIFLSLVSYPIFAILYVLCASGILIAALSLSGKISGSFIDGILGASRRKRSFREQLSGDLERTKECKRKEDFGQALCMINEYLDQDPDYPEALYLKAQILSEGFGRFAEARRYLKQIIQMIPDDQTFHRWALSYYDEVKEMEKREETQLTSNEK; encoded by the coding sequence TTGTTTTCAGCCCTGCCGCACGAGGGAGTAGCGATGTTCCAAGGCGTTTTTCTGGCACTGGCAATTATTATCGCGATAGTTTTCGCCGGGTTTATATTTTTAAGCCTTGTTTCTTACCCAATATTTGCAATTCTTTATGTGCTGTGTGCGTCTGGGATCTTAATTGCTGCTCTTTCTCTTTCAGGTAAGATCAGCGGATCCTTTATAGATGGGATATTAGGCGCGAGCCGCAGAAAAAGGAGCTTTCGTGAACAGCTTTCCGGCGATCTGGAAAGAACAAAGGAGTGCAAAAGGAAGGAGGACTTCGGCCAGGCCCTTTGCATGATAAATGAATATCTCGATCAAGACCCGGACTACCCCGAGGCTCTTTATCTGAAAGCTCAGATTTTATCGGAAGGATTTGGAAGGTTCGCGGAAGCGCGGAGGTATCTTAAACAGATAATTCAAATGATTCCAGACGACCAAACCTTCCATCGCTGGGCTTTAAGTTATTATGATGAAGTGAAAGAGATGGAGAAGAGAGAGGAGACGCAATTAACATCAAATGAAAAATAA